From Roseibium alexandrii DFL-11, the proteins below share one genomic window:
- a CDS encoding regulatory protein RecX: MPAERRYKIPTEDRLTRSAVHYLERYASTEANLRRVLERKVSRACHALDLPPDEYRDLIETIVAKCVRNGMVNDRGFAEMKLASLRRKGQSKKKIEAQLRAKGVPVHIIEVVVAEDTSEDRTAAIAYAKRRRFGPFRDQAKRDDRRLKDIAAMCRAGFDYETARHIIDADLDVLCA, from the coding sequence ATGCCGGCTGAACGGCGATACAAGATCCCGACAGAAGACCGATTGACCCGGTCGGCCGTTCATTATCTTGAGCGGTACGCGAGTACCGAGGCCAATTTGCGAAGAGTGCTTGAGCGCAAGGTTTCCCGCGCGTGTCATGCGCTCGATTTGCCGCCGGATGAGTATCGCGACCTCATCGAAACGATCGTCGCGAAATGCGTCCGCAATGGCATGGTCAATGACCGCGGGTTTGCGGAGATGAAACTGGCGAGCCTTCGGCGCAAGGGTCAGTCGAAGAAAAAGATCGAAGCCCAGCTGCGGGCCAAAGGCGTTCCAGTACACATCATCGAAGTTGTCGTTGCCGAAGATACGTCGGAAGATCGCACAGCCGCGATCGCCTATGCAAAGCGCCGACGGTTCGGACCGTTCCGTGATCAGGCTAAACGGGATGACCGGCGCTTAAAAGACATCGCTGCGATGTGCCGCGCTGGTTTTGATTACGAGACCGCTCGTCATATCATTGACGCAGACCTGGACGTTCTCTGCGCTTAG
- a CDS encoding glycosyltransferase family 4 protein, translating into MKSLLFVSDAWHPQVNGVVRTLEYTARELENRGIRVEYLTPNGFTTIPCPTYPEIRLALTTRGRVGQRIKDFDCDHIHIATEGPLGLLAAKVARKEKRSFTTSYHTRFPEYVAARVPLPKTPFYAWFRRFHNSASGCMVATDELETSLRDRKFQNLMRWSRGVDTDIFKPYEGSVLPADLPRPIFMNVGRVSVEKNISAFLDLDLPGSKVVVGDGPQLETLKRDYPDVHFTGSKTGEDLARHYASADAFVFPSRTDTFGLVLLEALACGVPVAAYPVMGPVDVIGDSGAGILSDDLREAALAALDIPRDVCRATALNQSWAVCTEQFLQNAATADAAHRQNGSVV; encoded by the coding sequence ATGAAATCACTGCTTTTTGTGTCGGATGCCTGGCATCCTCAGGTCAATGGCGTCGTCCGCACCTTGGAATATACGGCTCGGGAACTGGAAAACCGCGGCATTCGCGTTGAGTACCTGACCCCGAACGGCTTCACCACAATACCGTGTCCAACCTATCCGGAAATCCGGCTGGCGCTGACCACAAGGGGCAGGGTTGGTCAGCGCATCAAGGACTTCGACTGCGACCACATTCATATTGCGACTGAAGGCCCGTTGGGACTTCTTGCGGCAAAGGTCGCTCGCAAGGAAAAACGCTCTTTTACAACAAGTTATCACACCCGGTTTCCGGAATATGTTGCGGCTCGCGTACCGCTCCCCAAAACGCCGTTCTATGCCTGGTTCCGGCGGTTTCACAATTCCGCATCCGGGTGCATGGTCGCGACGGACGAGTTGGAAACCAGCCTTCGGGACCGCAAGTTTCAAAACCTGATGCGGTGGTCCCGCGGTGTCGATACAGACATCTTCAAACCCTATGAGGGCAGTGTCCTGCCTGCCGATCTCCCGAGGCCAATTTTCATGAATGTCGGCCGGGTTTCGGTCGAAAAAAACATTTCCGCATTTCTGGATCTGGATTTGCCCGGTTCCAAGGTTGTCGTTGGGGACGGACCGCAGCTGGAAACCCTTAAGCGGGACTATCCAGATGTCCATTTTACCGGATCCAAAACCGGGGAAGATCTGGCGCGGCATTATGCCAGCGCCGATGCGTTTGTATTCCCATCCCGGACTGACACCTTCGGACTGGTGCTTTTAGAAGCCCTTGCATGCGGAGTTCCGGTTGCGGCGTATCCCGTAATGGGGCCGGTGGATGTCATCGGGGACAGCGGAGCAGGGATTTTATCTGATGATCTGCGGGAAGCTGCTTTGGCCGCGCTCGACATCCCCAGGGATGTTTGCCGCGCTACGGCCCTCAACCAAAGCTGGGCGGTCTGCACAGAGCAATTTTTACAAAATGCCGCCACAGCAGACGCTGCGCATCGTCAAAACGGATCGGTTGTTTGA